In Populus alba chromosome 9, ASM523922v2, whole genome shotgun sequence, a genomic segment contains:
- the LOC118035118 gene encoding pheophytinase, chloroplastic: MDILTSSTASCCLVVNLRWKLAESGSNSSQLKLPTSRERKILFARTNQRNGSLRFSSVDKFLKKLNHGKGSRSLDSFGGLKNGNSKVFSGNSSSYVVGGEDDVGSITENGESPTKVLIPGLPDESNGEYSAPISSCFWKWKPKLNVHYEKAGCENVNSPPVLFLPGFGVGSFHYEKQLKDLGRDYRVWAIDFLGQGMSLPVENPTLFSKDGAASEGKDSIWGFGDEIEPWANELVFSMDLWQDQVRKFIEEVIGEPVYIVGNSLGGFVALYFAARYPHLVKGVTLLNATPFWGFLPNPIRSPRLARIFPWSGTFPLPANVRKLIEFFWQKISDPKSIAEILKQVYADHSTNIDNVFSRILEITQHPAAAASFASIMFAPQGQLSFRETLASCKMSDIPICLMYGKEDPWVKPVWGLQVKQQVPEAPYYEISPAGHCPHDEVPEAVNYLLRGWIKNLESHGSVALPLHEDAEVVENSIARDLEFVREGSRKSVIVRFFGSRFSIWNSFSSYIKSQFKETTSRILTP; encoded by the exons ATGGATATTCTTACTTCCAGTACCGCATCTTGTTGTCTTGTTGTAAATTTGAGGTGGAAACTAGCTGAAAGTGGATCAAATTCTTCCCAGTTAAAGCTCCCTACTAGTAGAGAACGCAAAATTCTGTTTGCTAGGACTAATCAAAGAAATGGGTCACTGAGATTTTCTAGTGTTGATAAGTTCTTGAAAAAACTCAATCATGGGAAAGGTTCTAGGTCACTTGACTCATTTGGAGGGTTAAAGAATGGTAATTCAAAGGTTTTCAGTGGAAATTCTAGTAGTTATGTGGTTGGTGGAGAGGATGACGTGGGGAGTATTACAGAAAATGGAGAATCTCCGACAAAGGTTTTGATTCCAGGATTGCCAGATGAATCCAATGGTGAATATAGTGCCCCCATAAGCAGTTGTTTTTGGAAATGGAAGCCTAAACTTAATGTGCATTATGAAAAAGCTGGTTGTGAAAATGTGAATTCTCCACCAGTGTTGTTTCTTCCTGGATTTGGTGTTGGTTCCTTTCATTATGAGAAGCAATTGAAGGATTTAGGTCGTGACTACAGAGTATGGGCGATTGATTTTCTTGGGCAGGGAATGTCATTGCCAGTTGAGAATCCCACTCTGTTCTCAAAGGATGGGGCTGCCTCAGAAGGGAAGGATTCCATTTGGGGGtttggagatgagattgaaccATGGGCGAATGAGCTTGTTTTCTCTATGGATTTATGGCAGGACCAAGTTCGCAAATTCATAGAAGAG GTAATTGGCGAACCAGTATATATTGTAGGGAACTCGCTGGGAGGATTTGTTGCATTATACTTTGCAGCAAGATACCCTCATTTAGTGAAAGGTGTTACATTGCTAAATGCAACTCCGTTTTGGGGGTTCCTACCTAATCCAATAAGATCTCCAAGATTAGCAAGGATATTTCCATGGTCTGGGACATTTCCTCTACCTGCAAATGTTAGAAAGCTCATAGAATTCtt TTGGCAGAAAATAAGTGACCCTAAAAGTATTGCAGAGATACTTAAACAGGTTTACGCAGATCATTCTACAAATATTGACAACGTGTTTTCTCGTATTCTTGAGATTACACAACatcctgctgctgctgcatcATTTGCCTCAATAATGTTTGCTCCTCAGGGACAGCTATCCTTCAGGGAGACTTTAGCCAG TTGTAAAATGAGCGATATTCCCATTTGTCTCATGTATGGAAAGGAGGACCCCTGGGTGAAGCCTGTCTGGGGCCTACAGGTGAAACAGCAGGTGCCAGAAGCTCCATATTATGAGATCAGCCCAGCTGGTCACTGTCCCCATGATGAAGTTCCTGAG GCTGTGAATTACTTGCTTCGTGGGTGGATTAAAAACCTGGAATCCCATGGTTCAGTTGCCCTACCATTACATGAGGATGCAGAAGTTGTCGAGAATAGCATTGCCAGGGACTTGGAATTTGTGAGAGAAGGATCGAGAAAATCAGTTATTGTCCGGTTCTTTGGATCCAGGTTTTCTATCTGGAATAGCTTTAGCTCTTACATTAAATCTCAATTCAAGGAAACTACTAGCCGAATCCTGACACCATAG
- the LOC118035119 gene encoding acyl-CoA--sterol O-acyltransferase 1 codes for MEGEIRNFLKVWLSILFSLCCCYAIGKAIPKGKTRLLFLIPFVILFFYLPLNLSTIFLGGNTAFYVAWLGNFKLLLFACGKGPLSSQYSSRSLLTFVSVACLPIKIQENRPPKSKNQENQPPVIPTDQTHKSSLNYAIKGVLWAFLVVVHDYNEYIHPKIIMCLLCLHLYIFLDVVLALVAVLARTILGLELEPQFNEPHLSTSLQDFWGKRWNLMVSSILRQTVYEPTRNISTRVVGRRWSPIPAVMATFLLSAIMHEVMFYYLLRVEPTWEITWFFLLHGFCVTVEIAIKKALKGRWQLPRLISWLFTIGFVVVTSCWLFFPKPLQCRADVRAFEEYAALRAFGRGCSHAVFGRPSITRSY; via the coding sequence ATGGAGGGTGAAATTCGCAACTTCCTGAAGGTATGGCTCTCGATCTTGTTTAGTTTATGCTGCTGCTATGCCATTGGTAAGGCGATACcgaaaggaaaaacaagacTCCTATTTCTAATCCCATTTGTGATCCTCTTTTTCTACCTTCCTCTTAATCTCTCCACCATATTTCTTGGGGGCAACACAGCGTTTTACGTTGCTTGGCTTGGAAATTTCAAGCTCTTACTCTTTGCTTGCGGTAAGGGCCCTTTATCTTCACAATATTCATCAAGGTCTCTCttaacttttgtttctgttgCTTGTTTGCCCATCAAGATCCAAGAAAACCGACCTCCAAAatcaaaaaaccaagaaaaccagCCTCCTGTAATACCTACAGATCAAACCCACAAATCTTCGTTGAACTATGCAATAAAAGGTGTGCTTTGGGCATTTCTGGTAGTTGTCCATGATTATAATGAATACATCCATCCAAAAATCATCATGTGTCTTCTATGTCTCCATCTATACATCTTCCTCGACGTTGTCCTAGCCTTAGTTGCAGTCTTGGCTCGAACCATCCTAGGACTAGAGCTAGAGCCACAATTCAACGAGCCACACCTCTCTACATCTCTACAAGACTTTTGGGGCAAACGATGGAACCTCATGGTCAGTAGTATCCTACGCCAGACCGTCTACGAACCCACCCGCAACATTAGCACACGCGTCGTCGGTCGGAGGTGGTCCCCAATCCCCGCTGTTATGGCCACGTTCTTGTTATCAGCCATTATGCACGAGGTCATGTTTTATTACCTGCTTCGCGTGGAACCGACATGGGAGATCACGTGGTTCTTTCTTCTACATGGATTTTGTGTAACAGTGGAAATTGCAATAAAGAAAGCGTTAAAGGGCAGGTGGCAATTACCGAGGCTGATCTCATGGCTCTTCACCATAGGATTCGTCGTGGTCACTAGCTGTTGGCTGTTCTTTCCCAAGCCGCTCCAGTGTAGGGCAGATGTCAGGGCGTTTGAAGAATATGCGGCACTACGAGCTTTCGGGAGGGGTTGCTCTCATGCTGTGTTTGGCCGCCCTTCCATCACCAGAAGCTATTAG
- the LOC118035117 gene encoding acyl-CoA--sterol O-acyltransferase 1, which produces MENEICNLVKVWFSVFASVCYCYAIGKVVPKGTRRLVFLLPIVCLFLYLPLHLFAIHFRGPTAFFISWLANFKLLLFAFGKGPLSSDNPSISLPHFVAVACLPIKIQHNVNDTSPKSYIHSQKLEDGKRSYPNYGVKTLLLAILVNVHNCSDCIHPKVVSLLYVMYLYIQLEILLAIAATMAKVLLGQELEPQFNEPYLSTSLQDFWGRRWNLMVSSILRLAVYEPTGNIASGLVGRKWARIPAVMGTFFVSGIMHELMFFYLGRDKLTMELTCFFLLHGLCLIVESVLKKCFGGRWKLPTVISGLLTTGFVMLTGYWLFLPSMYSCKVFERASAEYAQLFTFVENIIHRH; this is translated from the coding sequence ATGGAGAATGAAATCTGCAACTTGGTAAAGGTATGGTTCTCAGTCTTCGCTTCTGTATGCTATTGCTATGCTATTGGTAAGGTAGTTCCGAAAGGAACTCGAAGACTTGTCTTTTTGCTCCCGATCGTTTGCCTCTTTCTTTACCTTCCTCTTCATCTATTCGCCATTCATTTCAGAGGCCCCACAGCTTTTTTCATTTCCTGGCTTGCAAATTTCAAGCTTCTACTCTTTGCTTTCGGCAAAGGCCCTTTGTCTTCAGATAATCCATCCATCTCCCTGCCACATTTTGTGGCTGTAGCTTGTCTACCCATCAAGATCCAACACAACGTTAATGACACATCTCCAAAATCATATATACATTCCCAGAAGCTTGAAGATGGTAAGAGATCATATCCAAATTATGGGGTCAAGACTTTGCTTTTGGCTATATTGGTGAATGTTCATAATTGTAGTGACTGTATCCATCCGAAGGTCGTTTCCTTGCTTTATGTCATGTACTTGTATATCCAACTTGAAATATTACTAGCCATAGCAGCAACCATGGCTAAAGTGTTGTTAGGACAAGAGCTAGAGCCACAGTTCAATGAGCCCTACCTCTCCACTTCATTACAAGACTTCTGGGGTAGAAGATGGAACCTCATGGTTTCAAGTATCCTTCGACTTGCCGTTTATGAACCCACCGGCAACATAGCCTCTGGTCTTGTGGGCAGAAAATGGGCTCGGATTCCAGCAGTCATGGGGACATTTTTTGTCTCAGGTATCATGCACGAGCTCATGTTCTTTTACCTAGGGCGTGACAAGCTCACAATGGAGTTGACTTGCTTCTTTCTCCTCCATGGACTGTGTCTAATAGTTGAGAGTGTTTTGAAGAAGTGTTTTGGCGGCAGGTGGAAGTTGCCGACGGTGATTTCTGGGCTACTGACTACTGGGTTCGTGATGTTGACGGGGTATTGGTTGTTTTTACCGTCAATGTATAGCTGCAAGGTTTTTGAAAGGGCATCTGCAGAGTATGCCCAGTTATTCACTTTCGtagaaaatataattcatcGTCATTAG
- the LOC118035260 gene encoding uncharacterized protein yields the protein MGRLNVDIDDVVLEKAPKNAKYTSPTIQKEILHILANKVRKKICEEVRDAKFCILVDEAKDASNKEQMAIVLRFVDIQGFVRERFFSIVHVSDTTSSTLKKEICDVLARYNLHIFNMRGQGYDGASNMRGAWNGLQALFLRDCPYAYYVHCFAHRLQLALVAAAGNEISIWLFFSKLTTIINLICASPKRHTELHYAQAIEIAHMVATGERETGRGANQIGNLHRSGTTRWSSHFDSICSLIDMYGATTTMLESMVQEGSSNSIRGEAGGCLIVMKSFEFIFILYLMHKIMGITDLLCRALQQKSLDILNAMDLVSTTKVLLQTLRDAGFDLLLANVQFVCTKYEIDIPHMNASYKKATGRSCQQQGSVTVYQHYHYDIFNSTIDFQLEELNSRFSDGTVELLVLSSALEPKDNFKSFKVDAIYKLAEKFYPEDFNEQEMYYLRSQLEHYQIDVIHHESFQNMSTISKLCRGLAETNKSQHYHLIDRLIRLVLTLPISTATTERTFSAMKHVKTVLRNKMEEEFLTDSMMIYIERELVEDIDSDSIIDEFYSIKHRRVQL from the coding sequence ATGGGGAGACTGAATGTTGACATTGATGATGTTGTCTTAGAAAAAGCTCCGAAAAATGCAAAGTATACCTCACCGACTATTCAAAAAGAGATTTTGCATATTCTTGCGAACAAAGTGAGGaaaaagatttgtgaagaagtTAGAGATGCAAAGTTTTGTATTTTGGTTGACGAAGCGAAAGATGcatcaaataaagaacaaatggcTATTGTTTTGAGATTTGTTGACATTCAGGGTTTTGTACGAGAGCGTTTCTTTAGTATTGTGCATGTTTCAGATACTACTTCTTCAacacttaaaaaagaaatttgtgatGTGCTCGCTCGATATAACTTGCATATTTTCAATATGCGAGGTCAAGGGTATGATGGTGCTAGCAATATGCGTGGCGCATGGAATGGACTACAAGCTTTATTTCTCAGAGATTGTCCTtatgcatattatgtacattgcTTTGCTCACCGACTACAACTTGCATTAGTTGCAGCAGCTGGAAATGAGATttctatttggttatttttctcaaaattgacAACCATTATCAACCTTATTTGTGCTTCTCCCAAACGTCATACCGAGTTACATTATGCTCAGGCTATAGAAATTGCACATATGGTAGCTACTGGAGAACGTGAGACTGGTAGAGGGGCTAATCAAATTGGTAATTTACATCGAAGTGGAACTACTCGCTGGAGCTCTCATTTTGATTCTATTTGCAGCTTAATAGATATGTATGGTGCAACTACTACTATGCTTGAAAGTATGGTTCAAGAAGGATCTTCTAATTCTATACGTGGGGAAGCTGGTGGTTGTTTGATTGTGatgaaatcttttgaatttatattcatCTTATATTTGATGCATAAAATAATGGGGATTACTGATTTACTTTGTCGAGCTTTGCAGCAAAAATCTCTTGACATCTTAAATGCAATGGATCTTGTATCAACTACTAAAGTATTGCTTCAGACTTTGAGAGATGCCGGATTTGATCTTCTCCTTGCAAATGTGCAATTTGTTTGCACAAAATATGAGATTGACATACCACATATGAATGCTTCGTATAAAAAAGCTACAGGTCGTTCATGTCAACAACAAGGTTCAGTAACAGTTTACCAGCATtatcattatgatatatttaactcAACAATAGATTTTCAGTTGGAAGAATTAAATTCTAGATTTAGTGATGGGACAGTGGAACTCCTTGTACTTAGCTCTGCTTTAGAACCTAAAGAcaactttaaatcatttaaagttgATGCTATTTACAAGCTTGCTGAGAAATTTTATCCTGAAGATTTCAATGAACAAGAGATGTATTATTTGAGATCTCAGCTAGAGCATTATCAGATTGATGTGATTCATCATGAGAGCTTTCAGAATATGTCTACCATTTCTAAATTATGTCGAGGATTAGCTGAAACAAATAAGTCGCAGCACTATCATTTGATTGACAGGTTGATTCGTCTTGTTTTGACTTTGCCTATTTCCACTGCCACTACAGAGCGGACATTTTCAGCTATGAAACATGTTAAAACTGTGCTTCGCAATAAAATGGAAGAGGAGTTCTTAACAGATTCTATGATGATTTACATTGAACGAGAGCTTGTTGAAGATATTGATTCGGATTCGATCATAGATGAATTCTATTCTATAAAACATCGAAGGGTGCAACTTTAA
- the LOC118035116 gene encoding acyl-CoA--sterol O-acyltransferase 1, whose amino-acid sequence MEGEILNFIKVWISVLVSLCFCYSIRNVVPKGTKRLLSVLPVVCLFLYLPLKISSVHLGGSTAFFIAWLANFKVLLFAFGKGPLSSDPSISLPLFIALACLPIKIQQKGKNKETPSPNPRRDGQSKENPAPRRGKEGLRNYAVKGVLLAMLIRAYDYSDYIHPNVILIMYSFHVYFLLEILLAVGAVLARNFLGLELEPQFNEPYLATSLQDFWGCRWNLVVTSILRPTVYEPTRAIGSHLIGRKWAPLPAVFATFVVSAIMHEIIFYYLGRVRPNWEISWFFLLHGFCLTVEIALKKVLNDRWRLPKMISTMLTVGFVMSTGFWLFFPKFVEYKVDVRAFEEYAEIGAYMKNVSQSIVRVLPGH is encoded by the coding sequence ATGGAGGGCGAGATTCTTAACTTCATTAAGGTGTGGATTTCTGTCCTCGTTTCTCTGTGCTTTTGCTATTCCATTAGAAACGTAGTTCCTAAAGGAACAAAAAGACTCCTTTCTGTACTGCCAGTAGTTTGCCTCTTTCTCTACCTCCCCCTTAAAATCTCCTCCGTGCATCTTGGTGGTAGCACAGCATTCTTCATCGCTTGGTTGGCCAACTTCAAGGTCCTCCTCTTTGCTTTCGGTAAAGGTCCTCTGTCTTCAGATCCATCAATCTCGCTCCCACTTTTTATAGCTCTCGCCTGCTTACCGATCAAGATCCAACAAAAGggtaaaaataaagaaaccccGTCTCCAAATCCTCGCCGGGATGGGCAAAGCAAAGAGAACCCAGCTCCTAGGAGAGGTAAAGAAGGGCTTCGGAATTATGCAGTAAAGGGTGTCCTCTTGGCCATGTTGATACGTGCATATGACTACAGCGATTACATTCATCCAAATGTCATCTTGATTATGTACTCTTTCCATGTCTACTTTCTCCTTGAAATCCTTCTAGCCGTGGGTGCAGTCCTGGCTCGAAACTTTCTAGGACTTGAACTTGAACCTCAATTCAACGAGCCATACCTCGCTACCTCGCTGCAGGACTTCTGGGGCTGCAGATGGAACCTCGTCGTCACCAGCATCCTACGCCCCACCGTATACGAACCGACCCGTGCCATCGGATCCCATCTGATTGGTCGGAAATGGGCCCCACTTCCAGCTGTTTTCGCAACCTTTGTGGTCTCGGCAATAATGCACGAGATCATTTTCTACTATCTGGGGCGCGTGAGGCCCAACTGGGAGATCTCGTGGTTCTTTCTGCTTCATGGATTTTGTTTAACGGTCGAGATCGCTCTGAAGAAGGTCTTGAACGACAGGTGGCGGCTTCCGAAGATGATCTCGACGATGTTAACTGTTGGGTTTGTTATGAGCACCGGCTTCTGGCTGTTCTTCCCCAAGTTTGTAGAGTACAAGGTCGATGTTAGAGCGTTTGAAGAGTACGCGGAGATAGGCGCGTACATGAAGAATGTGAGTCAGAGTATAGTTCGTGTTTTACCGGGTCATTAA